The following are encoded in a window of Flavobacteriales bacterium genomic DNA:
- a CDS encoding 3-hydroxybutyryl-CoA dehydrogenase (converts (S)-3-hydroxybutanoyl-CoA to 3-acetoacetyl-CoA), with amino-acid sequence MKISVIGAGQMGNGIAHVFAQSGHGVTLIDIAQANLDKALANIARNMDRQVAKGGLTEEQKKESLGRIATNTDMKAGVKDAELVVEAATENIDLKLRIFHDLDASAPAGCILATNTSSISITRIASATKRPGQVIGMHFMNPVPVMKLVEVIRGYDTTDDVTRTVVDLSTAIGKVPVTVNDYAGFVANRILMPMINEAIQTLWQGVGGVAEIDTIMKLGMAHPMGPLQLADFIGLDTCHAILKVLHEGLGDTKYAPCPLLVQMVTAGKLGVKSGEGFYKYTPGSKDLVVAPAFQR; translated from the coding sequence ATGAAGATCTCCGTCATCGGTGCCGGCCAGATGGGCAATGGCATCGCCCACGTCTTTGCCCAGAGTGGTCATGGCGTCACGCTCATCGACATCGCCCAGGCCAACCTGGACAAGGCCCTGGCCAACATCGCCAGGAACATGGACCGCCAGGTGGCCAAGGGTGGCCTCACCGAAGAGCAGAAGAAGGAATCCTTGGGGCGCATCGCCACCAACACGGACATGAAGGCCGGGGTGAAGGACGCCGAACTGGTGGTGGAAGCGGCCACCGAGAACATCGACCTGAAGCTCCGCATCTTCCATGACCTTGATGCGAGCGCACCGGCGGGTTGCATCCTCGCCACGAACACCTCGTCCATCAGCATCACGCGTATCGCCTCAGCCACCAAGCGCCCCGGGCAGGTCATCGGCATGCACTTCATGAACCCCGTGCCGGTGATGAAGCTCGTGGAAGTGATCCGCGGCTACGACACCACGGACGACGTGACCAGGACCGTGGTGGACCTGAGCACGGCGATCGGCAAGGTGCCCGTGACCGTGAACGACTATGCGGGTTTCGTGGCCAACCGCATCCTCATGCCCATGATCAACGAGGCCATCCAGACTCTCTGGCAAGGCGTGGGCGGTGTGGCCGAGATCGACACCATCATGAAGCTGGGCATGGCACATCCCATGGGGCCGCTGCAATTGGCGGACTTCATCGGCCTGGACACCTGCCATGCGATCCTGAAAGTGCTGCACGAAGGGCTGGGTGACACCAAGTACGCGCCCTGCCCCCTGCTGGTGCAGATGGTGACCGCTGGCAAACTGGGCGTGAAGAGCGGCGAAGGCTTCTACAAGTACACCCCGGGGAGCAAGGACCTGGTGGTGGCTCCGGCATTCCAGCGTTGA
- a CDS encoding GNAT family N-acetyltransferase: MKRMPQEVLLREAGVADIPVIRDIALRTWPVAYRDILSAEQLAYMLELMYSVAALRAQFARGDRFLLAGMRDGEVGFAGFTHHHDGVRTTRLHKLYVLPGKQGTGVGMALLNAVVAAAREAADEAVELNVNRFNPARHFYARQGFHIERNEVIDIGLGHVMDDHVMRLDLASA, from the coding sequence TTGAAACGCATGCCTCAGGAAGTGCTGCTCCGCGAAGCCGGGGTAGCGGATATCCCTGTGATCCGCGATATCGCGTTGCGCACCTGGCCTGTGGCCTACCGCGATATACTGTCCGCGGAACAATTGGCCTACATGCTGGAACTGATGTACAGCGTGGCCGCCTTGCGCGCGCAGTTCGCCAGAGGCGATCGGTTCCTGCTGGCCGGCATGCGCGATGGTGAGGTGGGCTTCGCTGGGTTCACACACCATCACGATGGCGTGCGCACCACCAGATTGCACAAGCTGTATGTGCTGCCCGGAAAGCAAGGTACCGGCGTTGGGATGGCCTTGCTGAACGCGGTGGTCGCCGCTGCGAGGGAAGCCGCGGACGAAGCCGTGGAACTGAACGTGAACCGCTTCAACCCAGCGCGCCACTTCTACGCACGCCAAGGATTCCACATCGAGCGCAACGAGGTGATCGACATTGGCCTTGGCCACGTGATGGACGACCACGTGATGCGCCTGGACCTGGCCAGCGCCTAA
- a CDS encoding VCBS repeat-containing protein, producing MLLAILAFGGSQAQTYINIAPQEGIDILVNSDDFGNGVSFYDFDEDGWDDLTFAVSGDSIAFYRNLGGTFQRLPSFIPGPGETKHVLWVDYDEDDDLDLFITTYNGTYRLYRNVGDFNFIDVSATSGIFQYVSTTYGASWGDYDRDGDLDLYVCKYQLSGDPGTYSFLNKLYRNNGNGTFTDVTVQAGVGDGVRLSFQSVWMDYDQDGWPDLFIINDRLYANSLYRNNGDGTFTDVSVQAGIGFAFQDPMTATVGDFDNDGDLDIFFSNTGIADKPSRLLVNNGDGTFTESTEQYGTDIYDWGWGGLWVDHDNNGWQDLYMATGRPMGPVTANQFKRNLGGTHFEDAGDIFLSDHVAQSFGVARGDVDNDGSYDIAVQGQNPYPPFVWKNSGGSNNHIKLTLRGTISNRMAISSWIRVFANGMCQTEYTFCGQNFVGQNSQHHIFGLGQALGIDSVEVEYLSGHVDTYYDLPINAHHHLTEGETYTATIAPSGPLAFCQGGSVTLDAGDHHSYLWSNGHTERYLTVSASGIFSVTVQNPFGISAQSAQVTVVVHPLPVPAPDVTMPSCTGSSDGVIEVVNLVGIPALEVVWGHGAQGALLTDLPAGNYTFIFTDTNGCSANGQAILEDPAPLFVQWSATPEMAGQDGTLQVVVFGGTTPYTITLNGSPIGLFTDGLTSGTYELVVTDANGCMEVFEVVIDDLTGILSQAFARLRVFPNPSAGVVFIEGLPEGAMLSILDANGRVIRDAGIVGEGRLDVSGLAMGRYVMRFQNGRGGTYEHTLVVQR from the coding sequence ATGCTTTTGGCGATCCTTGCCTTTGGTGGATCGCAGGCGCAGACCTACATCAACATCGCGCCGCAGGAAGGCATCGACATCCTGGTGAACAGCGACGACTTCGGGAACGGCGTTTCGTTCTACGATTTCGATGAGGATGGCTGGGACGATCTCACCTTCGCGGTGAGCGGGGACAGCATCGCCTTTTACAGGAACCTCGGCGGCACCTTCCAGCGCCTGCCATCGTTCATCCCCGGTCCTGGAGAGACCAAACATGTGCTGTGGGTGGACTATGATGAGGACGATGACCTTGACCTCTTCATCACCACCTACAATGGTACCTACAGGCTCTACCGTAATGTGGGTGACTTCAACTTCATCGACGTCTCCGCCACTTCAGGTATCTTCCAGTACGTCTCCACCACCTACGGCGCTTCCTGGGGGGATTACGACCGGGATGGCGACCTGGACCTCTATGTGTGCAAGTACCAGTTGTCCGGTGACCCGGGCACCTACTCCTTCCTGAACAAACTCTATCGCAACAACGGCAATGGCACCTTCACCGATGTGACGGTGCAGGCGGGTGTTGGGGATGGGGTGCGCCTTTCCTTCCAATCCGTTTGGATGGACTACGACCAGGACGGCTGGCCCGACCTGTTCATCATCAACGACCGGCTCTACGCCAACAGTCTTTACCGCAACAATGGCGACGGCACCTTCACCGATGTCTCCGTCCAGGCCGGCATCGGCTTCGCCTTCCAGGACCCGATGACCGCCACGGTGGGCGACTTCGACAACGACGGCGACCTGGACATCTTCTTCTCCAACACGGGCATCGCGGACAAACCTTCCCGGCTGTTGGTGAACAACGGTGACGGCACCTTCACGGAATCCACCGAGCAGTATGGCACCGACATCTACGACTGGGGCTGGGGAGGCCTGTGGGTGGATCACGACAACAACGGTTGGCAGGACCTCTACATGGCGACCGGCAGGCCCATGGGCCCGGTGACCGCGAACCAATTCAAGCGCAACCTGGGTGGCACGCACTTCGAGGACGCCGGGGATATCTTCCTGAGCGACCATGTGGCCCAGAGCTTCGGTGTGGCCCGCGGCGATGTGGACAACGACGGCTCCTACGACATCGCCGTGCAGGGGCAGAACCCCTACCCGCCTTTCGTGTGGAAGAACTCGGGTGGATCCAACAACCATATCAAGCTCACCCTGCGCGGCACCATTTCCAACCGCATGGCCATCAGCAGTTGGATCAGGGTATTCGCCAATGGCATGTGCCAGACCGAATACACCTTCTGCGGCCAGAACTTCGTGGGGCAGAATTCCCAGCATCACATCTTCGGGCTGGGCCAGGCCCTGGGGATCGATTCCGTTGAAGTGGAGTACCTCAGCGGCCATGTGGACACGTACTACGACCTGCCGATCAACGCGCACCATCATCTCACCGAGGGTGAGACGTACACCGCCACGATCGCCCCGTCAGGGCCTCTCGCCTTCTGTCAGGGCGGGTCGGTGACCTTGGACGCCGGCGACCACCACAGCTATCTCTGGAGCAACGGCCATACGGAACGCTACCTCACCGTTTCCGCGAGCGGCATCTTCAGTGTCACCGTGCAGAACCCGTTCGGCATCTCGGCACAAAGTGCGCAGGTGACCGTGGTGGTGCATCCCTTGCCTGTTCCGGCACCCGATGTGACGATGCCTTCCTGCACAGGTTCGTCGGATGGCGTCATCGAGGTGGTGAATCTGGTGGGGATCCCCGCCTTGGAAGTGGTCTGGGGCCATGGCGCACAAGGGGCCTTGCTCACCGATCTGCCAGCGGGCAACTACACCTTCATCTTCACCGACACCAACGGCTGCTCGGCAAATGGACAGGCCATCCTGGAAGACCCCGCGCCCCTGTTCGTGCAATGGTCCGCCACCCCGGAAATGGCAGGCCAGGACGGTACCCTGCAAGTGGTGGTCTTCGGCGGCACCACGCCCTACACGATAACGCTGAATGGATCGCCCATCGGCTTGTTCACCGATGGGTTGACCAGCGGCACCTATGAACTGGTGGTGACCGACGCCAATGGCTGCATGGAAGTGTTCGAGGTCGTCATAGACGATCTTACCGGGATCCTCTCGCAGGCGTTCGCAAGGCTTCGCGTTTTCCCCAACCCCTCGGCCGGGGTGGTCTTCATTGAAGGTCTGCCCGAAGGTGCGATGCTTTCCATCCTGGATGCGAATGGCCGGGTGATCCGTGATGCCGGGATCGTGGGCGAGGGCAGGCTCGATGTCTCGGGCCTGGCCATGGGGCGATACGTCATGCGATTCCAGAACGGACGTGGTGGCACATACGAGCACACCCTGGTGGTCCAGCGCTGA
- a CDS encoding DUF4294 domain-containing protein produces MGAAMGQQAGQGYLVFAQVVDGDTVPIIHLPETVVHGRWRPRDQREAARYDKLTRNVIKVYPYARITRELLQEYEHDLARIEREGDQELYVKLAEAELRAEFEAEVKDLTMSQGRVLVKLIDRETGRTSYTLVKELRGGFQAFVWQGMARLFGHDLKSTYDAHGEDKMVEVIVRRIEAGELPVAMRAARTDRAQARLEKRKARLYRKYGLTEKGDS; encoded by the coding sequence ATGGGCGCAGCCATGGGTCAGCAGGCCGGCCAGGGCTATCTGGTCTTCGCCCAGGTGGTGGACGGAGACACGGTGCCCATCATCCACCTCCCGGAGACCGTGGTGCATGGGCGTTGGCGGCCGCGCGATCAACGGGAGGCGGCGCGCTACGACAAGCTCACCCGCAATGTGATCAAGGTCTATCCTTATGCACGGATCACGCGTGAATTGCTGCAGGAATATGAGCACGATCTCGCACGGATCGAGCGTGAAGGCGATCAGGAACTGTACGTGAAGCTGGCGGAAGCCGAGCTGCGTGCCGAGTTCGAAGCCGAGGTGAAGGACCTGACCATGAGCCAGGGCCGCGTGCTGGTGAAGCTGATCGACCGCGAGACCGGGCGCACTTCCTACACGCTGGTAAAGGAGTTGCGTGGTGGATTCCAGGCCTTCGTCTGGCAGGGCATGGCACGCCTGTTCGGCCACGACCTCAAGAGCACCTACGATGCCCATGGTGAGGACAAGATGGTCGAAGTGATCGTCAGGCGGATCGAAGCGGGTGAGCTGCCCGTGGCCATGCGTGCGGCCCGCACCGACAGGGCCCAGGCACGTCTGGAGAAGCGCAAGGCGCGCCTCTACCGCAAATACGGGCTGACCGAGAAAGGCGATTCGTGA
- the accC gene encoding acetyl-CoA carboxylase biotin carboxylase subunit, with the protein MEKLLIANRGEIALRVMRSAREMGIHTVAVYSEADRNAPFVRFADEAVCIGPPPSKESYLVIDKLIQVCKDLKVDAVHPGYGFLSENGEFAMALEKAGVVFVGPSPKAMKVMGDKLAAKEAVKAFDVPLVPGTEGAVSGLKEAIAVAKTIKFPILIKAAAGGGGKGMRIVEEEAGLQEGLERAISEATNAFGDGSVFIEKYVAGPRHIEVQIMADKHGNICYLFERECSIQRRHQKVVEEAPSAVLTTALRKRMGEAAVAVARSVDYVGAGTVEFLLDENSDFYFMEMNTRLQVEHPVTEMITGLDLVKLQIRVAEGEKLPFKQEDLEIQGHAIEVRVYAEDPANNFLPDIGRLHAYRPPQGLGVRVDDGFEEGMDVPIHYDPMIAKLITHGATRQEAIARMERAIDDYVISGIETTLGFCRYVMGHEAFRSGKYDTHFVRDHFTPERLLGSDPAGMRAAALVAAIRGEDTRSMAPAEAAGRSSSAWKLKRR; encoded by the coding sequence ATCGAGAAGCTCCTCATCGCCAATCGCGGCGAGATCGCCCTGCGTGTGATGCGTTCCGCCCGCGAGATGGGCATCCATACCGTGGCCGTGTATTCCGAGGCCGACCGCAATGCCCCTTTCGTGCGCTTCGCCGACGAGGCCGTGTGCATAGGTCCGCCACCCAGCAAGGAGAGCTACCTGGTGATCGACAAGCTCATCCAGGTCTGCAAGGACCTGAAGGTGGATGCCGTACACCCCGGTTACGGTTTCCTGAGTGAGAACGGTGAGTTCGCCATGGCGTTGGAAAAAGCGGGCGTGGTCTTCGTGGGACCCTCACCCAAGGCGATGAAGGTGATGGGCGACAAGCTCGCCGCCAAGGAGGCGGTGAAGGCTTTCGATGTTCCGCTGGTGCCTGGAACGGAAGGCGCAGTCAGTGGGCTGAAGGAAGCGATCGCCGTGGCCAAGACCATCAAGTTCCCCATCCTGATCAAGGCCGCGGCGGGTGGCGGTGGCAAGGGCATGCGCATCGTGGAGGAGGAGGCCGGCCTGCAGGAAGGTCTGGAACGCGCCATCAGCGAGGCCACCAACGCCTTTGGCGACGGCAGCGTGTTCATCGAGAAGTACGTCGCCGGTCCACGTCACATCGAAGTGCAGATCATGGCCGACAAGCACGGCAACATCTGTTACCTCTTCGAGCGCGAATGCAGCATCCAACGCCGCCACCAGAAAGTGGTGGAGGAGGCGCCCAGTGCGGTGCTCACCACGGCGTTGCGCAAGCGCATGGGCGAGGCGGCGGTGGCCGTGGCCCGCAGTGTGGATTACGTGGGCGCGGGAACCGTGGAGTTCCTCCTCGACGAGAACAGCGATTTCTATTTCATGGAGATGAATACCCGCCTGCAGGTGGAACACCCCGTGACCGAGATGATCACCGGACTCGACCTGGTGAAGCTGCAGATCCGTGTGGCGGAAGGGGAGAAGCTGCCCTTCAAGCAGGAGGACCTGGAGATCCAGGGACATGCCATCGAGGTGCGCGTCTACGCCGAGGACCCCGCGAACAATTTCCTGCCGGACATCGGCCGGCTTCATGCCTACCGGCCACCACAAGGGCTGGGGGTGCGCGTGGACGACGGTTTCGAGGAGGGCATGGACGTACCCATCCACTACGACCCCATGATCGCCAAGCTCATCACCCACGGCGCCACGCGCCAGGAGGCCATCGCCCGCATGGAGCGGGCCATCGACGACTATGTGATCAGTGGCATCGAGACCACACTGGGCTTCTGCCGCTACGTGATGGGCCATGAGGCCTTCCGTAGTGGGAAGTACGACACCCATTTCGTGCGCGACCACTTCACCCCGGAGCGGCTGCTTGGCTCGGACCCGGCCGGGATGCGGGCGGCGGCCCTGGTGGCGGCCATTCGCGGGGAGGATACCCGGAGCATGGCCCCCGCCGAGGCTGCGGGCAGGTCGTCTTCCGCCTGGAAACTGAAGCGACGTTGA
- a CDS encoding alpha/beta hydrolase: MDLLLLHGALGTRDQLAPLSADLPGLASRAIDLRGHGQRSIPPGGLTFEHFVEDISIALDEAGWQQADLLGFSMGGYAALLFASRYPERVRSVVTLGTKLNWDREGLERERRLLDPEKIHAKVPRFAEMLAEQHGADRWVDLVKETACLITGLHEKPLLTPVVFATITCPVLLCVGDRDQTAVPEHTLQAARLMPKAGTLVLPNTPHSFEAVDRKVLLPHLQAFWGSLPA, from the coding sequence ATGGATCTCCTTCTTCTACACGGCGCACTCGGTACCCGTGATCAGCTCGCGCCACTTTCCGCCGACCTGCCCGGCCTCGCATCACGCGCCATCGATCTGCGCGGCCACGGCCAGCGGTCCATCCCGCCTGGTGGTCTCACCTTCGAACATTTCGTGGAGGACATCTCCATCGCATTGGACGAAGCCGGCTGGCAGCAGGCCGACCTCCTCGGCTTCAGCATGGGCGGCTATGCGGCGCTGCTTTTCGCGAGCCGGTACCCGGAGCGTGTGCGCTCGGTGGTGACACTGGGCACCAAGCTCAACTGGGACCGCGAGGGCTTGGAACGCGAACGGCGCCTGTTGGACCCGGAGAAGATCCATGCGAAGGTGCCGCGCTTCGCCGAGATGCTGGCCGAACAACACGGCGCGGACCGCTGGGTAGATCTGGTGAAGGAGACGGCCTGCCTCATCACCGGGCTGCACGAGAAGCCGTTGCTGACACCGGTGGTGTTCGCCACCATCACCTGCCCGGTGCTGCTGTGCGTGGGCGACCGCGACCAGACCGCCGTGCCCGAGCACACCCTGCAGGCCGCGCGTCTGATGCCCAAGGCAGGCACACTCGTGCTGCCCAACACGCCGCATTCCTTCGAGGCGGTGGATCGCAAAGTATTGCTGCCGCACCTGCAGGCCTTCTGGGGCTCACTTCCGGCCTGA
- the sucC gene encoding ADP-forming succinate--CoA ligase subunit beta produces the protein MNLHEYQGKSILAQYGVRIQRGYVAYNADEAVEQAKRLGQETGTKFWVVKAQIHAGGRGKGGGVKLAKSIDEVREKAGAIIGMQLITPQTPPSGKKVHKVLIAEDMYGPGPSEPKEFYMSVLLDRASGRNIIMYSTEGGMDIEEVAEHTPEKIFKETVDPRVGLRPFQCNKIAVNLGLTGTAKKEMVKFVAALYAAYEGCDAAMFEINPVLKTSDDKIAAVDAKVRLDGNGLFRHPDYKEMRDKTEEDPIEVEAGEAGLNYVRLDGNVGCMVNGAGLAMATMDIIKLSGGEPANFLDVGGTADAQRVEKAFRIILKDERVKAILVNIFGGIVRCDRVAQGIVDAYKNIGDIPVPIIVRLQGTNAIEAKELIDNSGLKVLSAVALQEAADRVKEVLA, from the coding sequence ATGAATCTCCACGAATACCAAGGCAAAAGCATCCTCGCCCAATATGGCGTCCGCATCCAACGTGGCTACGTGGCGTACAACGCCGACGAGGCCGTTGAACAAGCCAAGCGGCTTGGCCAGGAGACCGGCACCAAGTTCTGGGTGGTGAAAGCCCAGATCCACGCGGGCGGCCGCGGCAAGGGTGGTGGTGTGAAGCTGGCCAAGAGCATCGACGAGGTGCGCGAGAAGGCCGGGGCCATCATCGGCATGCAACTCATCACGCCGCAGACCCCGCCTTCCGGGAAGAAGGTGCACAAGGTGCTCATCGCCGAGGACATGTACGGCCCGGGCCCCAGCGAGCCGAAGGAGTTCTACATGAGCGTGCTGCTGGACCGCGCCTCGGGCCGCAACATCATCATGTACAGCACTGAGGGCGGCATGGACATCGAGGAGGTGGCCGAGCACACGCCGGAGAAGATCTTCAAGGAGACGGTGGACCCGCGCGTGGGCCTGCGTCCCTTCCAGTGCAACAAGATCGCGGTGAACCTGGGCCTCACCGGCACCGCGAAGAAGGAGATGGTGAAGTTCGTGGCCGCGCTCTATGCCGCGTACGAGGGCTGCGATGCCGCCATGTTCGAGATCAACCCCGTGCTGAAGACCAGCGACGACAAGATCGCCGCGGTTGACGCCAAGGTGCGCCTGGACGGCAACGGCCTCTTCCGCCATCCCGACTACAAGGAGATGCGCGACAAGACCGAGGAGGACCCCATCGAGGTGGAGGCTGGTGAAGCGGGCCTCAACTACGTGCGGTTGGATGGCAACGTGGGCTGCATGGTCAATGGTGCCGGCCTGGCCATGGCCACCATGGACATCATCAAGCTCAGCGGTGGCGAGCCAGCCAACTTCCTGGATGTGGGCGGTACGGCCGATGCCCAGCGCGTGGAGAAGGCCTTCCGCATCATCCTGAAAGACGAGCGCGTGAAGGCGATCCTGGTGAACATCTTCGGTGGCATCGTGCGCTGCGACCGCGTGGCGCAAGGCATCGTGGACGCCTACAAGAACATCGGAGACATTCCGGTGCCCATCATCGTGCGCCTGCAAGGCACCAACGCCATCGAGGCCAAGGAACTCATCGACAACAGCGGGCTGAAGGTGCTGAGCGCCGTGGCCCTGCAGGAAGCGGCGGACCGGGTGAAGGAGGTGCTGGCATAG
- a CDS encoding four helix bundle protein, whose amino-acid sequence MQSFRDSLAWQKAMELCEAVDVALEGNRNWGFRDQLFRASLSICNNLAEGFEMPSDRHQLRYLWIAKGSCNEVISMLILTERRGYFPPDQTVHMLSLADEIGRLLRTYIDRKTPRWGKLPGGRTVLFMWLSFTTLQFLR is encoded by the coding sequence ATGCAGAGTTTCCGTGATTCGCTCGCCTGGCAGAAGGCCATGGAACTCTGTGAGGCTGTCGATGTCGCTCTGGAGGGGAACCGCAATTGGGGCTTTCGGGACCAGCTTTTCCGGGCCTCGCTCTCGATCTGCAACAACCTGGCAGAGGGCTTCGAGATGCCTTCCGACCGCCATCAATTGAGGTACCTCTGGATCGCGAAGGGTTCCTGCAATGAGGTGATCTCCATGTTGATCCTCACAGAACGCCGGGGCTACTTCCCACCGGACCAGACCGTACACATGCTTTCTTTGGCGGACGAGATCGGCCGATTGTTGCGCACCTACATCGATCGCAAGACGCCACGTTGGGGCAAGCTCCCCGGCGGACGAACGGTGCTGTTCATGTGGCTCTCGTTCACGACTTTGCAATTCCTCCGCTAA
- a CDS encoding ABC transporter ATP-binding protein, whose amino-acid sequence MIEALGIHKRFGDLSVLKGVDLTVARGEVVSIVGASGAGKTTLLQIIGTLERADAGSLHIAGEEVHRLGTNALAAFRNRHIGFVFQFHHLLPEFTALENVMMPGLIAGKAMADCAPRAAELLDRLNVLPRKDHKPGQLSGGEQQRVAVARALFNGPGVVLADEPSGNLDSAHARELHELFFELRREMGQTFVIVTHNEELAGMADRRLVMRDGVIVT is encoded by the coding sequence ATGATCGAAGCCCTCGGCATCCACAAGCGTTTCGGAGACCTCTCCGTGCTGAAGGGCGTGGACCTGACCGTGGCCCGGGGCGAAGTGGTAAGCATCGTGGGTGCGAGCGGCGCTGGCAAGACCACCCTGCTGCAGATCATCGGCACCCTGGAACGCGCTGACGCGGGCAGCCTGCACATCGCCGGTGAAGAGGTGCATCGGTTGGGCACCAACGCGCTCGCCGCCTTCCGCAACAGGCACATCGGCTTCGTGTTCCAGTTCCACCACTTGCTGCCGGAGTTCACCGCACTGGAGAACGTGATGATGCCCGGGCTCATCGCCGGCAAGGCCATGGCCGATTGCGCCCCACGCGCCGCGGAACTGCTGGACCGGCTGAACGTGCTCCCGCGCAAGGACCACAAGCCCGGCCAGCTCAGTGGTGGCGAACAGCAACGCGTGGCCGTGGCCCGGGCGCTGTTCAATGGACCTGGCGTGGTGCTGGCCGATGAACCGAGCGGCAACCTCGATTCGGCGCATGCCCGCGAATTGCACGAACTCTTCTTCGAACTGCGCCGCGAGATGGGCCAGACCTTCGTGATCGTGACGCACAATGAAGAACTCGCCGGCATGGCGGATCGCAGATTGGTGATGCGCGATGGCGTGATCGTCACTTGA
- a CDS encoding DUF4412 domain-containing protein — translation MSSLRLSAFALLLSPLLLSAQKPGTMPAMPPGAMGGVNMVEDKDPYEPNRFIGSFRMVMHSLKDGKEEKGSPYTMELHSKADMVLMKPEVKEKGMREMGILTDLKGKWQYTMMTDDKGKRTAMKMRKMKLTMPDDAESQEDGKAPKVERTNETRTIEGHNCRKYVVTSEDGRWVGWVAEALEAPFMDMMRSFGGGGLPQARSAPGGVNGFAMESEFTSADGRETMRILTRDLVVGKVDDKVFSLQGYDVMEMPVFNFGGR, via the coding sequence ATGTCCTCCTTGCGCCTCTCCGCCTTCGCCCTCCTCCTCTCGCCTTTGCTGTTGTCAGCCCAGAAACCCGGCACCATGCCCGCCATGCCACCGGGCGCCATGGGCGGGGTGAACATGGTGGAAGACAAGGACCCTTACGAGCCGAACAGGTTCATCGGCAGCTTCCGCATGGTGATGCACAGCCTGAAGGACGGCAAGGAGGAAAAGGGCAGCCCCTATACCATGGAACTGCACAGCAAGGCCGACATGGTGCTGATGAAGCCCGAGGTGAAGGAAAAAGGCATGCGCGAAATGGGCATCCTCACCGACCTGAAGGGCAAGTGGCAGTACACCATGATGACCGACGACAAGGGCAAGCGCACCGCGATGAAGATGCGCAAGATGAAACTCACGATGCCCGACGATGCCGAAAGCCAGGAGGATGGCAAAGCCCCCAAGGTGGAACGCACCAACGAGACGCGTACCATCGAAGGACACAACTGCCGCAAGTATGTGGTGACCAGCGAGGACGGCCGTTGGGTCGGCTGGGTGGCCGAAGCTCTGGAGGCGCCCTTCATGGACATGATGCGCTCCTTCGGCGGTGGCGGCCTGCCGCAGGCCCGCTCGGCACCCGGCGGGGTGAATGGTTTCGCCATGGAAAGCGAATTCACCAGCGCCGATGGACGTGAGACGATGCGCATCCTCACCCGCGACCTCGTCGTGGGCAAGGTGGACGACAAGGTCTTCAGCCTCCAGGGCTACGACGTGATGGAGATGCCGGTGTTCAACTTCGGCGGGCGGTAG
- a CDS encoding TIGR02757 family protein, with the protein MKDRRFTKEILEEAYERFARPAFVADDPIQVPRAFNQRGDAETIGFLTATIAWGQRKTIIANAQRLSRMMDEAPHDFVMHATPTELRTLERFTHRTFQPVDLRHFIRALRHLYQHHGGLEGAFLLDGQVGEMAAAIARFKARFFAIQHQPRTRKHVADPAKGSNAKRINMFLRWMVRPADRGVDLGLWKRIAPADLMMPLDVHTGRMGRALGLLTRKQDDWKAVEELTAALREFDALDPVKYDIALFGLGVEGKETRSS; encoded by the coding sequence ATGAAGGACCGGCGGTTCACGAAGGAGATCCTGGAGGAGGCCTATGAACGCTTCGCCCGGCCGGCGTTCGTGGCGGACGATCCCATCCAGGTGCCGCGCGCGTTCAACCAGCGTGGGGACGCGGAGACCATCGGCTTCCTCACGGCCACCATCGCCTGGGGCCAGCGCAAGACCATCATCGCCAATGCGCAACGTCTGTCGCGCATGATGGATGAAGCCCCGCACGACTTTGTGATGCACGCCACGCCCACCGAGCTGCGCACGCTGGAGCGCTTCACCCACCGCACCTTCCAGCCGGTGGACCTGCGCCATTTCATCCGCGCGCTACGGCATCTGTACCAGCACCATGGCGGGCTGGAGGGCGCTTTCTTGCTGGATGGCCAGGTGGGCGAAATGGCCGCCGCGATCGCCCGCTTCAAGGCACGCTTCTTCGCGATCCAACACCAGCCGCGCACACGCAAGCACGTGGCCGATCCCGCCAAAGGCAGCAACGCCAAGCGCATCAACATGTTCCTGCGCTGGATGGTGCGCCCCGCCGACCGCGGCGTGGACCTGGGCCTGTGGAAGCGCATCGCACCCGCCGACCTGATGATGCCCCTGGATGTGCACACCGGTCGCATGGGCCGCGCACTGGGGCTGCTCACCCGAAAACAGGACGACTGGAAGGCCGTGGAGGAACTCACCGCCGCGCTGCGCGAATTCGATGCGCTGGACCCCGTGAAGTATGATATCGCGCTGTTCGGGTTGGGTGTGGAGGGGAAGGAAACCCGATCTTCTTGA